From a region of the Nonlabens sp. Hel1_33_55 genome:
- a CDS encoding serine hydrolase domain-containing protein, which translates to MNRIINILLLLVFLLSYTFVSGQNKTEKIKTFLNDLKPEQFSGTILVAHKDSIVEKRAYGLASIEYNVKNKIDTKFNIASISKMITAVATLKLFEQDKIDLNVPIKKYLPNYPKKIVRDSVTIHQLLSHTSGLNNFYVSYAEELSNTKYDSISDFVPLFSDEPLLSKPGVQYNYSASGYVILGLIIEEVSGQNYYDYVNDNVFIPSGMLNTREHNVDDVISNKASGYSSMFGDAEILTKNDSYLSKASPGGFHYSTAEDLYNFSKKLTDGTLLKTETVELMFEPKVKGQNTYLGYGVDVDTRYNQTIQGQSGGWYGVHCELMDFTKDKYTVIVLSNMDSSSESGASMVINFFKVLLAGKRL; encoded by the coding sequence ATGAATAGAATCATTAATATTTTATTACTTCTAGTTTTTTTGCTTTCATATACTTTTGTCAGTGGGCAAAACAAGACCGAAAAAATCAAGACTTTTTTAAATGATTTAAAACCAGAACAATTCTCAGGAACAATTCTTGTTGCTCATAAAGATAGTATAGTTGAAAAAAGAGCATACGGTCTTGCTAGTATAGAGTATAACGTTAAAAACAAAATTGATACTAAATTTAATATAGCGTCTATCTCAAAAATGATAACAGCCGTAGCCACTTTAAAACTTTTTGAACAGGATAAAATTGATTTAAATGTGCCTATAAAAAAGTATCTACCAAACTACCCAAAGAAAATCGTGCGTGATTCTGTTACGATTCATCAATTATTATCTCACACATCTGGACTAAATAATTTCTATGTTTCGTATGCTGAAGAATTGAGCAATACAAAATATGATTCTATTTCAGATTTTGTTCCTCTTTTTTCAGACGAACCCTTATTGTCAAAGCCCGGAGTACAATATAACTATAGTGCTTCTGGCTATGTAATCCTTGGTCTAATAATAGAAGAAGTAAGTGGTCAAAATTATTATGATTATGTCAATGATAACGTATTTATTCCTTCTGGTATGTTAAATACTAGAGAGCACAATGTTGATGACGTAATCTCAAATAAAGCAAGTGGTTATTCTTCAATGTTTGGGGATGCAGAAATACTTACAAAAAACGACAGCTATCTGTCTAAGGCCTCACCAGGTGGGTTCCACTATTCTACCGCAGAAGACTTATATAATTTTTCAAAAAAATTAACAGATGGGACGCTACTAAAAACTGAAACTGTTGAATTAATGTTTGAGCCTAAAGTTAAAGGTCAAAACACATATCTAGGTTACGGTGTAGATGTGGATACACGCTATAATCAAACTATACAAGGCCAGAGTGGAGGATGGTATGGAGTACATTGTGAATTGATGGATTTTACCAAGGATAAATACACTGTTATTGTTTTGTCAAATATGGATAGTAGTTCAGAAAGTGGAGCATCGATGGTAATTAATTTTTTTAAAGTACTTCTTGCGGGAAAGCGATTATAA
- a CDS encoding S41 family peptidase produces MSNILIFRNFQCRAKTIWFIFFIIMTTSSCDNLKKLNIDVNHTSKKDSIYIKDYQQYWDIVAKNFAYFDTRRTDWGKVKNYYQPIVDTITNKKSFITVLEKSNYELYNGHLGLNTHNPNSFRVIPTSSELTIKKNKNKFFIESIRQNSNAEKTGLKVGMEVVEHNNEKLTDALSEVLPISFKDYDNEVYEFAANVLLAGKRNQKSQIIVRDKNEKLKFELNPKKSKSYYKSDDVLLVERDANNIGYIKINNSLGDNSLITAFDNAIDTLMDTKALILDLRETPSGGNNTIAKALMGRLINKEESYQRYRYVFDEKLTGIEFLWLEQVSPRKTIYTKPIVLLVGRWTGSMGEGIAIGLDSFKRADIVGTKMAGLLGAVWQYTLENTKIGIQLPGIKLYHIDTTPREDFVPEYNVVDNDDYLKIANKIIKDKTR; encoded by the coding sequence ATGAGCAATATTTTAATATTCAGAAATTTTCAATGTAGAGCAAAAACGATTTGGTTTATATTTTTTATTATAATGACTACAAGTAGTTGTGATAATCTCAAAAAATTAAATATTGATGTAAACCACACTTCTAAAAAAGATTCTATTTATATAAAAGACTATCAACAATACTGGGATATCGTAGCTAAAAATTTTGCCTATTTCGATACGCGAAGAACAGATTGGGGAAAAGTGAAAAATTATTATCAGCCAATTGTTGACACAATAACAAATAAAAAAAGTTTCATCACTGTTTTAGAAAAATCTAATTATGAACTCTATAATGGTCATCTAGGTTTAAATACGCACAATCCAAATTCTTTTAGGGTCATTCCTACATCTTCAGAACTTACTATAAAGAAAAATAAAAACAAATTTTTTATTGAGTCAATTAGGCAAAATTCTAATGCTGAAAAAACAGGTCTTAAAGTCGGGATGGAAGTCGTTGAACATAATAATGAGAAACTTACTGATGCATTATCAGAAGTACTACCTATCTCTTTTAAAGATTATGATAATGAAGTTTATGAGTTTGCCGCAAATGTTCTACTAGCGGGAAAACGTAATCAAAAATCTCAGATAATAGTAAGGGATAAAAATGAAAAATTAAAATTTGAATTGAATCCCAAAAAGTCAAAATCATATTACAAAAGTGATGATGTTTTGCTCGTGGAAAGAGATGCGAACAACATTGGTTATATTAAAATCAATAACTCCTTAGGCGATAATAGTTTAATAACTGCTTTTGACAACGCCATTGATACATTAATGGATACTAAAGCTTTAATCCTAGACCTTAGGGAAACCCCTAGCGGTGGTAATAATACCATAGCTAAAGCTTTAATGGGTCGCTTAATTAATAAGGAAGAATCATATCAAAGATACCGTTATGTTTTTGACGAAAAATTAACTGGAATTGAATTTTTATGGTTAGAACAAGTCAGTCCCAGAAAAACCATTTATACAAAACCAATAGTTTTACTTGTTGGTCGTTGGACAGGTAGTATGGGAGAAGGAATAGCTATTGGCTTAGATAGCTTTAAAAGAGCTGATATTGTAGGGACTAAAATGGCGGGTTTATTAGGTGCGGTTTGGCAGTATACTTTAGAAAACACAAAAATAGGAATTCAACTTCCAGGTATTAAACTTTATCATATTGATACGACACCACGGGAGGATTTTGTGCCTGAATATAATGTTGTTGATAATGATGACTATTTGAAGATTGCAAACAAAATCATCAAAGATAAAACCAGGTAA
- a CDS encoding T9SS type A sorting domain-containing protein: MKKITLALLFMLPCAMVAQTTFDFTNSNEGFEAIEGTLTPGETASILELNTTDDTNTSIENLNAGINSDDSSFAVITLKNNSNNEYLRFSYPRPGDTEGRRAFRNQVITSNDSEFQTYIVDLTGQFYTGIVDDIQVTIKLDANTNSDASGGTIEIDQIEFTNNPPTIVRNDYAFDTDGDVEGWNGSGGVNASASNGALVVDFTGANNNGRINQDTYGINADLGDFLHVVVINNSANDEIRISYPNTEPDGGNFVFRTAPIDPNSAETQVIDIDVSSASWSGLVENFRLQLRESGGGTLPAGNAEIDRIVFDNNETLSFDRTQNFVAGLYPNPVVDVLYFNTEDVLKSVAIYNMNGQKVLEVIPTNNSVDVSGLSTGVYITTIVDENDNSLSKKFIIK, from the coding sequence ATGAAGAAAATTACTTTAGCCCTATTATTTATGTTACCATGTGCCATGGTAGCACAAACGACCTTTGATTTCACAAATTCCAATGAAGGATTTGAGGCCATTGAGGGTACATTGACTCCTGGAGAGACTGCGTCAATTTTAGAATTGAATACGACAGATGATACCAATACCAGTATTGAAAATTTGAATGCTGGTATCAATTCAGATGATTCGAGCTTTGCTGTTATAACGCTTAAAAACAATTCAAATAATGAGTATTTAAGATTCAGCTACCCTAGACCTGGCGATACTGAAGGTAGAAGAGCCTTTAGAAATCAAGTCATAACTTCAAATGACTCAGAATTTCAAACTTACATCGTTGACTTGACAGGTCAATTTTATACTGGTATAGTAGATGACATACAGGTTACAATTAAATTAGACGCCAACACTAATTCTGATGCTAGTGGTGGAACTATTGAGATTGACCAGATTGAATTTACCAATAACCCTCCAACGATCGTAAGAAACGACTACGCATTTGATACTGATGGTGATGTTGAAGGCTGGAATGGTAGTGGAGGTGTAAATGCAAGTGCATCTAACGGCGCTTTAGTAGTAGATTTTACAGGAGCTAACAATAATGGTAGAATCAATCAGGATACCTACGGAATCAATGCAGATCTAGGTGATTTTCTTCACGTAGTAGTTATAAATAATTCTGCCAATGATGAAATTCGTATTTCTTATCCAAATACTGAACCAGACGGTGGGAACTTTGTTTTCAGAACAGCCCCTATCGACCCTAACTCTGCAGAAACTCAAGTCATTGATATAGACGTTTCTAGCGCAAGCTGGAGTGGTCTTGTAGAAAATTTTAGATTACAGTTGCGAGAAAGCGGTGGTGGTACACTTCCCGCTGGTAATGCTGAAATTGATCGCATTGTCTTTGACAACAATGAAACGCTATCCTTTGATAGAACGCAAAACTTTGTAGCTGGGCTATACCCAAATCCTGTTGTTGATGTGTTATATTTTAATACAGAGGATGTATTGAAGAGTGTTGCCATATACAACATGAATGGTCAAAAAGTACTTGAAGTGATACCAACTAACAATTCGGTTGATGTTAGCGGACTTTCCACTGGTGTTTACATTACAACCATAGTGGATGAGAATGATAATTCCCTAAGTAAGAAGTTCATTATTAAATAG
- a CDS encoding histidine kinase — MKITVTILSFLCFISCTRDEGHLTQNLFSTSETVYKIGDNPDWQKKDFNDSKWANSWSEPVDNKIFYARKKIILNESSSSFEPFEMIIGAFGDYEVYWDGILIGTNGKPGAEKGEKSDSSTLKKFIIPNSLASKGNHLLAFRFSQFFENDLQRDVVVEVIEYQNNLNERLLLVLFINILAGCFLITGIYFSILFLNNQSNKENLLFGLSSILFFILIIFEYSKFYTAIHYTNFYTRLRIIGLLNILIAFLIPYYFSVQFRLKNKNVLALSYLSILVVTAIIYYNQYDKINLRLGQLMWLSSIVIIIYAISKKRQGSYLMLAGLIVSFVVYQISIYDISLFVSFTIVLLLMYYILSIRAKEQRIAYENSLIESSRLKLELLKKSIQPHFLLNTLTSLIDWIEESPKKGVMFIEALAEEFNILNEVENQALIPIQKEINLCKSLIDIMRFRKEVNYIWSDEGVDKNFSQKIPPGVIHTLLENSITHCKPNSNNEMRFYLKIYSDKEKTVYNFSTMAQIREPKNINFEGTGHKYVKARLKESYKDSWLFTSKENKDGWMDKIIINP; from the coding sequence ATGAAAATAACTGTAACCATTTTAAGTTTTCTATGCTTTATTTCGTGCACAAGGGATGAAGGTCATCTTACGCAAAATCTTTTTAGTACATCAGAAACTGTATATAAAATTGGTGATAATCCGGACTGGCAAAAAAAAGATTTTAACGATTCTAAATGGGCAAATAGTTGGTCCGAACCAGTAGATAATAAAATTTTTTATGCAAGGAAAAAAATTATTTTAAACGAGAGTAGTTCTAGCTTTGAGCCTTTTGAAATGATAATTGGTGCTTTTGGCGATTATGAAGTTTATTGGGATGGAATTCTTATAGGGACAAACGGTAAGCCAGGAGCAGAGAAAGGAGAGAAAAGTGATAGCTCTACTCTTAAAAAGTTTATTATTCCAAATTCTTTAGCTAGCAAAGGAAATCATCTATTAGCTTTTCGTTTCTCTCAATTCTTTGAAAACGATTTACAAAGAGATGTTGTGGTAGAAGTTATAGAGTATCAAAACAATCTCAACGAGCGACTGCTTTTGGTGTTGTTTATTAATATACTAGCGGGCTGTTTCTTAATTACTGGTATATATTTTTCTATTTTATTTCTAAATAATCAAAGCAATAAAGAAAATTTGCTATTTGGGCTTTCTTCCATACTTTTTTTCATTCTAATTATTTTTGAATATTCAAAGTTTTATACAGCGATTCATTATACTAATTTTTATACGCGTTTAAGGATTATAGGTTTGCTTAATATTCTGATTGCCTTTTTAATACCCTACTATTTTTCAGTACAATTTAGATTAAAAAATAAAAATGTATTGGCATTATCTTATTTGAGTATTTTGGTTGTAACTGCTATAATATATTACAATCAGTACGATAAGATAAATCTAAGATTGGGTCAATTAATGTGGCTTTCTTCAATAGTAATTATCATTTACGCGATTTCTAAAAAGAGACAAGGATCTTATTTGATGCTTGCTGGACTGATTGTGAGTTTTGTAGTGTATCAAATATCTATTTATGATATCAGTCTTTTCGTGAGTTTCACCATAGTCCTCTTACTAATGTATTATATTTTATCTATAAGAGCAAAAGAGCAAAGAATAGCCTATGAAAATTCTCTTATTGAATCTTCAAGATTAAAATTAGAACTTTTAAAGAAAAGTATTCAGCCTCATTTTTTATTAAACACGCTGACATCACTAATTGATTGGATAGAAGAATCTCCTAAAAAGGGTGTAATGTTTATTGAAGCTTTAGCTGAAGAATTTAACATTTTAAATGAGGTAGAAAATCAGGCTTTAATACCAATACAGAAAGAAATTAACTTGTGTAAAAGTCTTATTGATATAATGAGATTCCGTAAGGAAGTAAATTACATATGGAGTGATGAAGGTGTTGATAAAAATTTTTCTCAAAAGATTCCACCAGGTGTGATTCATACACTATTAGAAAATAGTATTACTCATTGCAAACCTAATAGTAATAATGAAATGCGTTTTTACTTAAAAATCTACTCTGACAAAGAAAAAACAGTATATAATTTTAGCACAATGGCTCAAATCAGGGAACCGAAAAACATAAATTTTGAGGGTACTGGACATAAATATGTAAAAGCAAGATTAAAGGAAAGTTATAAAGATAGCTGGTTATTTACTTCTAAAGAAAATAAAGATGGATGGATGGATAAAATTATAATCAATCCATAG
- a CDS encoding LytR/AlgR family response regulator transcription factor — MKILIVEDEIRIANRVEKMAKAFFSDSLEFITSAQSLLDAKTLIKDYTFDLVLLDLNLNGEDGFNLLKNLSADQFHTIVISANKEQALRAFELEVIDFIPKPFNEIRLFKAFNRISRSNYVDDEKIKFLAIKKRGEIKLIDISEVIYFKGAGVYTEVFLINGNKELHDKSLESLSQLLPHSFVRTHKSYLVKLNEINTILISTGSQYSIELNNEDRLPVGRTRYKEIKKKFFNN, encoded by the coding sequence ATGAAAATATTAATTGTAGAAGATGAAATAAGAATAGCAAATCGTGTTGAAAAAATGGCAAAAGCTTTCTTTTCCGATAGTTTAGAATTTATTACCTCTGCCCAGTCGTTATTAGATGCTAAAACTTTAATAAAGGATTATACGTTTGATTTAGTGTTATTAGATCTAAACCTAAATGGTGAAGATGGTTTTAATCTTTTAAAAAATCTCTCAGCGGATCAATTTCATACAATTGTAATATCTGCCAATAAAGAACAAGCGTTGAGAGCTTTTGAATTAGAAGTAATTGATTTTATCCCTAAGCCGTTTAATGAAATACGACTTTTCAAAGCATTTAATAGGATATCGAGGAGCAATTATGTTGATGATGAAAAAATAAAATTTTTAGCTATAAAAAAACGAGGTGAAATTAAATTAATCGATATAAGCGAGGTGATTTATTTTAAAGGAGCAGGTGTTTATACCGAAGTTTTTTTAATAAATGGTAATAAGGAATTACACGATAAATCTTTAGAGAGTTTATCTCAACTGTTACCTCACTCATTTGTTAGAACTCATAAATCTTATCTAGTAAAATTGAATGAAATAAACACAATTTTAATAAGCACAGGAAGTCAATACTCGATAGAACTTAATAATGAGGATAGGCTTCCAGTGGGTCGCACTAGATATAAAGAAATAAAGAAAAAATTCTTCAATAATTAA